In the Leptospira limi genome, one interval contains:
- the thiD gene encoding bifunctional hydroxymethylpyrimidine kinase/phosphomethylpyrimidine kinase, with protein MKKDFPITLTIAGSDSGGGAGVQADLKTFSSLATFGTTVFTCLTAQNPDGVSGIYEISPDFVSSQLQAVSNYFPIKAAKTGMLYSKDIIKAVAAFFYENPDIQLVLDPVMVATSGAKLLKDDAIQSLVEDLIPLSKLITPNLDEASLLLGETINQYDQLVPMANKLYQKFNVPVLLKGGHLPNASEATDVLFDGNSVYEFSKTFLKDKHTHGTGCTYSAAITAFLAHGKNLEEAVGSAKEYLHLTLEDDIVTGPTHHLNHFPEPSN; from the coding sequence ATGAAAAAAGATTTCCCGATCACACTAACGATCGCAGGTTCAGATTCGGGTGGTGGCGCAGGAGTCCAAGCCGATCTCAAAACGTTTTCATCCTTAGCGACATTTGGAACCACAGTATTCACTTGTTTAACAGCACAAAACCCTGATGGTGTTTCCGGGATTTATGAAATCTCTCCTGATTTTGTTTCTTCCCAACTACAAGCTGTTTCCAATTATTTCCCGATCAAAGCTGCCAAAACAGGAATGTTATATTCTAAGGACATCATCAAAGCAGTTGCGGCATTTTTTTACGAAAATCCAGACATACAATTGGTTTTGGATCCTGTGATGGTGGCAACGAGTGGTGCCAAACTACTCAAGGATGATGCCATTCAATCACTCGTTGAAGATTTAATCCCGCTATCGAAGTTAATCACACCCAATCTAGACGAAGCTTCGCTTTTGTTAGGTGAAACAATCAATCAATATGATCAATTAGTGCCAATGGCAAATAAATTATACCAAAAATTCAATGTGCCAGTTTTGTTAAAAGGTGGTCATTTACCAAACGCTAGTGAAGCAACTGATGTTTTATTTGATGGAAATTCTGTTTATGAATTTTCAAAAACCTTTCTCAAAGACAAACATACCCATGGAACTGGGTGCACTTATTCAGCAGCGATCACAGCCTTCTTAGCTCATGGTAAAAATTTAGAAGAAGCTGTTGGTTCCGCTAAGGAATACTTACACTTAACATTGGAAGATGATATTGTAACTGGGCCCACGCATCATTTAAATCATTTCCCGGAACCAAGTAACTAA
- a CDS encoding porin: MPTRNQFFSLLFILSFFFLLSGNVYAEETNETSQNKESNQIVQKSQNDSSNQNQENPNILPKSLKFGAFVDTYYSHNANHPRSKERAYTTQAVRNDEFNINLGFVDAKWQEEKIRGRIALQFGTSVNTNYAAESNRELSSNQNAVKHIQEAYIGFKLTKNTWLDAGIYFGHIGHESWISSDNWNYTRAMALDYVPYYSSGVRLTTKFSEKFQFQFHVMNGWQNITEQNKDKAFGTQFKYHFTPNFILTANQFVGNEAPDYERKQTRLYNNTIVEWKVLDWLSFAMSGDIGAQKTKESLSYEPWWKEINPVLPMYISRESRVYNQWYHGTFWTSFRYEDIFRVSLRLERFYDPKQVLAPTYTRNGFLTNGYTITFDLLNWLPGLLRFEAIQRESMDAVFETDHNRRTRVERLFVVAATVRI; the protein is encoded by the coding sequence ATGCCAACACGGAATCAATTTTTTTCATTACTCTTCATTCTTTCCTTTTTTTTTCTGCTCTCAGGAAATGTATATGCTGAGGAAACGAATGAAACAAGTCAAAATAAAGAGTCAAATCAAATCGTTCAAAAGAGCCAAAACGATTCATCCAATCAAAATCAAGAAAACCCAAATATATTACCTAAAAGTTTAAAATTCGGCGCTTTTGTTGATACTTATTATTCGCATAATGCAAATCATCCTCGCTCAAAAGAACGTGCTTATACAACACAAGCGGTTCGGAATGATGAGTTTAATATCAATTTAGGATTTGTCGATGCAAAGTGGCAGGAAGAAAAAATCCGAGGTAGAATTGCTTTACAATTTGGAACTTCAGTCAATACGAATTATGCGGCAGAAAGTAACCGGGAATTAAGTTCGAATCAAAATGCCGTTAAACATATCCAAGAAGCCTATATAGGTTTTAAGTTAACCAAAAACACTTGGTTAGATGCTGGGATTTATTTCGGTCATATTGGACATGAATCTTGGATTTCGTCCGATAACTGGAATTATACGAGAGCAATGGCACTCGACTATGTTCCTTATTATTCCTCAGGGGTAAGACTAACAACTAAGTTCAGTGAAAAATTCCAATTTCAATTTCATGTGATGAATGGTTGGCAAAATATAACAGAACAAAATAAAGATAAAGCATTTGGAACTCAATTTAAATACCATTTTACTCCTAATTTTATACTGACTGCGAATCAATTTGTAGGCAATGAAGCACCAGACTATGAACGAAAACAAACCAGGTTGTACAATAATACAATTGTTGAATGGAAAGTTTTAGATTGGTTGTCCTTTGCTATGTCTGGTGACATCGGAGCACAAAAGACAAAGGAATCATTATCTTATGAACCTTGGTGGAAAGAAATCAATCCGGTTTTGCCAATGTACATCAGCCGAGAGTCTAGAGTTTATAACCAATGGTATCATGGTACATTCTGGACAAGCTTTCGGTATGAAGATATATTTAGGGTGAGTTTGCGTTTAGAGAGATTTTACGATCCAAAACAGGTGTTAGCTCCCACATATACACGAAATGGTTTTTTAACTAATGGGTATACAATCACTTTTGATTTATTGAATTGGTTACCTGGACTATTACGTTTTGAAGCCATCCAAAGGGAATCGATGGATGCAGTTTTTGAAACGGATCATAATAGAAGGACGAGAGTGGAACGATTGTTTGTGGTCGCGGCAACGGTTAGGATATAA
- a CDS encoding efflux RND transporter periplasmic adaptor subunit — MLVTLKSLNQKAKILLISGVVLIVVAVLFLVFSKSAKPAHKHPEKAEVFDDGLRIEFKPNSPGLEIVRSTVIGGGGEFVSLEAPARLIASTSPSVSNGSRIILFESAELNDLYVGYVHAKNKLHRSNKNLNRIKDMFVHRVATEKDLVESETDAGNDAAELAEFEGKLRAQGLNPSELSTAGSLKAWIITDVPESQISTLKKGRKVKVVFASFPDEEFIGTAEAIGDNVDPLTRTAKMRIIVVNEKYRLKPGMFGVVKFPEQTGGDSVVLPYTAIVTVEGKNYVFVEEKPLTFKRREVVLGISTKERVNIIEGLSPGEKVAIQGSILLKGLSFGF; from the coding sequence ATGTTAGTTACCTTAAAATCGTTAAATCAAAAAGCAAAAATCCTCCTGATTTCTGGAGTTGTATTGATTGTAGTCGCTGTTCTGTTTTTGGTGTTTTCCAAAAGTGCAAAACCTGCTCACAAACATCCTGAAAAGGCAGAAGTATTTGATGATGGATTACGAATTGAATTTAAACCCAACAGTCCAGGCCTTGAGATCGTTAGATCAACCGTCATTGGTGGAGGTGGAGAGTTTGTAAGTTTAGAAGCACCTGCAAGGCTTATTGCTTCCACTTCTCCTTCAGTTAGTAATGGCTCAAGAATCATTCTCTTCGAATCAGCCGAGTTAAACGATTTGTATGTCGGTTATGTCCATGCAAAGAACAAACTCCACAGATCCAATAAAAACCTAAATCGTATTAAAGATATGTTTGTTCACCGAGTTGCTACAGAAAAAGATTTGGTAGAATCTGAAACTGATGCTGGTAACGATGCAGCAGAACTCGCAGAATTCGAAGGAAAACTTCGGGCACAAGGATTAAATCCAAGTGAGTTAAGCACGGCAGGAAGTTTAAAAGCTTGGATCATTACTGATGTTCCTGAATCACAAATCTCTACCTTAAAAAAAGGAAGAAAAGTAAAAGTGGTTTTTGCCTCTTTCCCTGATGAAGAGTTTATTGGAACTGCTGAAGCCATCGGGGATAACGTAGACCCATTAACGAGAACTGCAAAAATGCGTATTATCGTTGTGAACGAAAAATACAGATTAAAACCAGGTATGTTTGGTGTTGTAAAATTCCCCGAACAAACTGGTGGAGATAGTGTTGTATTACCTTATACTGCAATTGTAACTGTTGAAGGTAAAAACTATGTGTTTGTCGAAGAAAAACCATTAACATTCAAAAGACGTGAAGTTGTTTTGGGAATCTCAACAAAAGAACGAGTGAACATCATCGAAGGACTTTCTCCTGGTGAAAAAGTTGCGATCCAAGGTTCCATATTGTTAAAAGGTCTCAGTTTTGGTTTCTAA
- a CDS encoding ferritin-like domain-containing protein, whose amino-acid sequence MKLSEYAKHLLLAPNLEDKLLAPAKHWEEELDDKPLRLQKPGRSPLLQFSDKKVKIPRLEHLNLESNKGLTLHHFANHELMAIELFAWAILAFPNAPKSIRNGWVKTIEEEQSHLKLYIDRMNDFGVQFGDIPLNYIFWKQMEQFHTLESFSAVMSLSFEGANLDYSQVYAKVFSYFGDLKTSEIMLTIFEDEVKHVKRGVRAFEKSIPPEKNSWEHYLTLIQFPFTPRRAKGYLFFPETRYLAGLDQDFVNHLSQYEDEYTGRVNLESVKKFGLGSELMRKNRLDSHTNQL is encoded by the coding sequence ATGAAACTTTCCGAATACGCAAAACATCTGTTACTTGCTCCAAATTTGGAAGATAAATTACTTGCTCCCGCAAAACATTGGGAGGAAGAATTAGACGATAAACCCCTTCGCCTTCAAAAACCTGGAAGAAGTCCGCTACTTCAGTTTTCTGATAAAAAGGTGAAAATTCCACGACTTGAGCATTTGAATTTAGAATCCAATAAAGGACTGACTCTACATCATTTTGCAAACCATGAGCTTATGGCAATTGAACTGTTTGCTTGGGCAATCTTAGCATTTCCAAACGCGCCAAAATCCATCCGAAATGGATGGGTGAAGACAATAGAAGAAGAACAATCCCATCTAAAATTGTACATAGATAGGATGAATGATTTTGGTGTTCAATTTGGAGATATCCCGTTAAATTATATTTTTTGGAAACAAATGGAACAGTTTCACACCTTAGAGTCCTTTTCAGCAGTTATGTCATTGTCGTTTGAAGGAGCTAACTTAGATTATTCGCAAGTGTATGCAAAAGTATTTTCCTATTTTGGGGATTTAAAAACATCCGAAATCATGCTCACCATTTTTGAGGATGAAGTGAAACATGTTAAAAGAGGAGTGCGTGCGTTTGAAAAATCAATTCCTCCCGAAAAAAACTCTTGGGAACATTACCTGACTCTCATTCAATTTCCATTCACACCAAGACGGGCAAAAGGATATTTGTTTTTTCCTGAAACTAGATACCTGGCAGGTTTGGACCAGGATTTTGTGAACCATTTGTCCCAATATGAGGATGAATATACAGGTCGGGTCAATTTGGAATCAGTCAAAAAATTTGGTCTTGGATCAGAATTGATGCGCAAAAACAGGCTTGATTCTCATACCAATCAACTTTAG
- a CDS encoding MGMT family protein, translating into MTTSNSKSPNFYESVYNIVKKIPKGKVTTYGHIALLLGNPRAARAVGYALNSLKKDRESKIPWQRVINREGRISFKGDSFRADLQKKILQTEGVFFDLAGDQLDFGKYGWFP; encoded by the coding sequence ATGACCACTTCCAATTCGAAAAGTCCGAATTTTTACGAATCCGTTTATAACATCGTAAAAAAAATACCAAAGGGTAAGGTGACTACGTATGGACATATTGCATTATTACTAGGAAACCCAAGAGCAGCTAGAGCCGTTGGGTATGCATTGAATTCTCTCAAAAAAGATAGGGAGTCAAAAATTCCATGGCAACGAGTGATCAACCGCGAAGGGAGGATTTCGTTTAAAGGAGATAGTTTTCGCGCAGATTTACAAAAAAAAATCTTACAAACAGAAGGTGTTTTCTTTGATTTAGCTGGTGATCAATTGGATTTTGGCAAGTACGGATGGTTTCCATAA
- a CDS encoding efflux RND transporter permease subunit, with product MIKDFIETALKNRITTIIAAIVAVLFGIWAWIDIRKEAYSDIADTQVRLIAKFPGKAAVEVEERVTLPIERVLNAIPKVAVRRSRTINGLVVFQFVFEDGTDDYFARMRLMERVADADIPEDVHPALGPMSSPVGEIYRYVLESSENHTPMELRTIQDWIVMPKMLQIPGIADVVTFGGLPKQYHVVTSPDKLIRFKLTIGDVIKAIQENNLNTGGNLLLQGEQGFPIRSLGAIRDPKHIENIVVKTVNGVPVFIRDLGSVEISHPIPSGVLGYTVQNEEEGLIDVDSSVQGLVAMRRWGDPNEMGERIREKVKEINENYLPKGVQLRNTYDRTDLVNYTLRTIGKTLVEGVVVVSLVLIFFIGSVRASLVVVATIPFAMLFAFLLMNMSGIPASLLSLGAIDFGIIVDGAVIMVENIMRRYRDATPEEKSHGILAFTRDSASEVGTEILFSILIIILAYLPIFSFERIEGRLFKPMAFTISFAILGALIFAMAVIPVIMSIIYKHYFESANPGPIEWHNPFYDWIEGKYKRLIEFIVNRSKKAVRYTFSVVTIFLAIGMFTLGTEFLPEMDEGGFNIRIFFPVGISLPEARKFMPKIRQTIYKNEQVSVVISQLGRNDDGTDPLPPNRLEVLIGLKDYSKWKEKITKQELLLRMKNDLEATLPGARISFSQPIMDNLSEAIMGTIADLAVFVSGNDLKIMRGIGNEVLKEIKEMKGASEYGIEQEAESPQLTININREAAARFGINVIDIQQMIEAAIGMQRISTLYEGPSDIPPKTPARFGIVVRFSKDYRASKQAIENMPIISPKGERIPLSQLADIEVIDGPTMIFRQEGRRVVTVRTNIRGRDQGGFVSELQKRVKKKIKLPDGYEIRFGGQYENLSRVGKKLAIVIPITILIIFGVLYLLYRNLKYVYVALACIPLSLLGGIYALLLRGYYFNVSGGVGFISLFGIATMAGVLFVSRTNHLLIEEPDISTKAAVKKAAVIQLRPMLMTMLLALLGLIPATLGTGVGSDVQRPLATVIVGGLFSAMCLVLTILPSLYLVVVGERKPDAKELEEMSHKKHIPFLDFVNELSEEPLEEEDDDDNDTPSKKKKKPSKKRKKS from the coding sequence ATGATTAAAGATTTTATCGAAACAGCACTTAAAAATCGAATTACCACAATCATTGCAGCAATTGTTGCAGTATTATTTGGAATTTGGGCATGGATAGACATTCGTAAAGAAGCATATTCCGACATCGCTGACACTCAAGTTCGATTGATTGCAAAATTTCCTGGGAAAGCAGCTGTAGAAGTTGAAGAAAGGGTAACTCTTCCCATAGAACGTGTATTAAACGCAATTCCTAAGGTTGCGGTGCGACGTTCAAGAACCATCAATGGTCTCGTTGTATTCCAATTTGTTTTTGAAGATGGAACAGACGATTATTTTGCACGTATGAGACTTATGGAACGTGTGGCAGATGCCGACATTCCAGAAGATGTACACCCTGCATTAGGACCCATGAGTTCACCTGTGGGTGAGATTTATCGATATGTTTTAGAATCTTCCGAGAATCACACCCCAATGGAACTACGAACCATCCAAGATTGGATTGTAATGCCTAAAATGTTACAAATTCCTGGGATTGCAGATGTTGTCACATTCGGTGGATTACCCAAACAATACCATGTTGTAACTTCTCCAGACAAACTGATTCGTTTTAAATTAACAATCGGTGATGTGATCAAAGCCATTCAAGAGAACAACTTAAATACAGGAGGGAATTTACTCCTCCAAGGGGAACAAGGTTTTCCTATCCGTTCTCTCGGAGCCATTCGGGATCCTAAACACATTGAAAACATCGTAGTCAAAACTGTGAATGGAGTTCCTGTGTTTATCCGTGATTTGGGTTCGGTTGAAATTTCTCATCCGATTCCAAGTGGGGTTTTGGGTTATACAGTCCAAAACGAAGAAGAAGGTTTAATTGATGTTGACTCATCTGTCCAAGGTTTGGTGGCGATGCGACGTTGGGGAGATCCCAATGAAATGGGAGAACGTATCCGTGAAAAAGTCAAAGAAATCAATGAAAACTACCTTCCTAAGGGAGTTCAACTTCGTAACACATATGACAGAACAGATTTAGTAAATTATACTCTTCGAACGATTGGAAAAACATTGGTTGAAGGTGTTGTTGTCGTAAGTTTAGTATTAATTTTCTTTATTGGAAGTGTAAGAGCAAGTCTTGTCGTTGTGGCAACCATTCCATTTGCCATGTTGTTTGCATTTTTACTCATGAACATGTCAGGAATTCCTGCAAGTTTACTTTCGTTAGGTGCCATTGACTTCGGTATTATCGTTGATGGTGCCGTCATCATGGTGGAAAATATCATGCGGCGTTATCGTGATGCAACACCTGAAGAAAAATCGCATGGGATCCTCGCATTTACAAGAGATTCTGCATCTGAAGTTGGAACAGAAATTCTATTTTCCATCTTAATCATCATCTTAGCCTATCTTCCAATTTTCTCATTCGAACGAATCGAAGGTCGATTATTCAAACCAATGGCGTTTACCATTTCCTTTGCGATTTTAGGAGCGCTCATCTTCGCAATGGCAGTGATCCCTGTGATCATGTCGATCATCTATAAACATTATTTTGAATCGGCAAATCCAGGACCAATTGAATGGCACAATCCATTTTATGATTGGATTGAGGGAAAATACAAACGTCTCATTGAATTCATTGTCAATCGTTCTAAAAAAGCAGTTCGTTATACATTCAGTGTTGTGACCATCTTCTTAGCCATTGGTATGTTTACCTTGGGAACAGAATTTTTACCGGAAATGGACGAAGGTGGATTTAACATTCGTATCTTTTTTCCAGTGGGAATTTCACTTCCAGAAGCTAGAAAATTTATGCCAAAGATCAGGCAAACGATCTATAAAAATGAACAAGTTAGCGTGGTCATTTCCCAGTTAGGAAGGAATGATGATGGAACTGACCCACTTCCGCCCAACCGACTCGAAGTATTGATTGGTTTAAAAGACTATAGTAAGTGGAAAGAAAAAATCACCAAACAAGAATTATTACTCAGAATGAAAAATGATTTGGAAGCCACTTTACCAGGTGCAAGGATCAGTTTTTCTCAACCGATTATGGACAACTTGTCAGAAGCAATCATGGGTACGATTGCCGACCTTGCTGTGTTTGTATCAGGAAATGATTTAAAAATCATGCGTGGGATTGGTAATGAAGTTCTAAAAGAAATCAAAGAAATGAAAGGTGCCAGTGAATATGGTATCGAACAAGAGGCGGAAAGTCCTCAGTTAACAATCAATATCAATCGAGAAGCTGCGGCACGTTTTGGTATCAATGTAATTGATATCCAACAAATGATTGAGGCCGCGATCGGGATGCAAAGAATTAGTACTTTGTATGAAGGTCCTTCTGACATTCCGCCAAAAACTCCAGCTCGTTTTGGAATCGTAGTTCGATTTTCAAAAGATTACCGTGCATCAAAACAAGCGATTGAAAATATGCCAATCATCTCTCCCAAAGGAGAAAGGATCCCATTATCTCAGTTAGCTGATATTGAAGTCATTGATGGACCAACGATGATCTTTAGGCAAGAAGGCCGTCGGGTTGTAACTGTTAGAACAAACATTAGAGGGCGAGACCAAGGTGGATTTGTTTCTGAACTCCAAAAACGTGTTAAGAAAAAAATCAAATTGCCAGACGGTTATGAAATCCGATTTGGGGGACAATATGAAAACCTTTCTAGGGTTGGGAAAAAATTAGCAATCGTCATTCCTATTACAATCCTCATCATCTTCGGAGTATTGTACTTGTTATATCGCAACCTAAAGTATGTCTATGTTGCACTTGCTTGTATACCTCTTTCCTTACTTGGGGGAATTTATGCACTATTACTTCGAGGGTATTACTTCAACGTGTCTGGTGGAGTTGGATTTATTTCACTCTTTGGAATTGCAACTATGGCAGGGGTGTTATTTGTTTCAAGGACCAACCACCTTCTCATTGAAGAACCAGATATTTCAACGAAGGCCGCAGTTAAAAAAGCTGCAGTCATTCAATTACGTCCAATGCTTATGACCATGTTACTCGCGTTACTTGGTTTAATTCCTGCAACTTTAGGAACAGGAGTAGGATCAGACGTACAAAGGCCATTGGCAACGGTGATTGTAGGTGGATTATTTTCAGCTATGTGCCTCGTTTTAACCATCCTACCTTCTCTTTACTTAGTTGTAGTTGGGGAAAGGAAACCAGATGCAAAAGAATTAGAAGAAATGAGTCACAAAAAACACATTCCATTTCTAGATTTTGTGAACGAACTGAGTGAAGAACCTTTAGAAGAAGAAGATGATGACGACAATGATACTCCTTCCAAGAAGAAGAAAAAACCTTCTAAAAAAAGGAAAAAATCTTAA
- a CDS encoding sigma-54-dependent Fis family transcriptional regulator encodes MNSTQDPDGLLELILDRCIQICGVESGSLMLIDEKQSVLDAVTSRGMNQQLLRETKLKIGQGITGVAASTGKAKLVNDVSKDPDYIQVKEEIKSELVAPMIVEDDIIGVISLDSNRLNAFTPDMLEIVSVLANQAGQIFKNLQTIRSLEQRTKIQATLIEISKVVSSTLDQNEVFDSIMVTMEKSLRLEKGSIVLFNKEEALLRIVAASGLSPEEIEKGTYQPGEGITGKVYESGEPIIIESVASHPDFLNRVGYLSHFKHDPQNVSLLCAPILSEQTTLGVVNAFIVQNKHTDLKSFLDFLQVVASIISQSIKIQNLVEEAKKEISRENIQLKRELKNKYKFGSLIGKAASMEKMFEKIQLVADSRASVLITGESGTGKEMIANAIHYNSSRSENPFIKINCAAIPENLLESELFGHKKGSFTGAVTDKKGKFELADTGTIFLDEIGEMDLNLQSKLLRVLQEREIEAIGSTKAKKVDVRIIAATNAELEQLVAEKKFRADLFYRLNVVKINTPPLRDRVEDIPLLMNHFLEKYTKDNNKAIKGISREASRLLLKYRWPGNVRELENVIERAVVLAQDEILNEEDFSDILSNMEELPESTVEVSNTNHVESVSGMEPLDLGSGRLTSGQLDGLDGRAMEIVVSEVESRLIQYAMKKFRYTKTRVAKFLGINRNTLDKKIKELNIEY; translated from the coding sequence TTTTGGACCGTTGTATTCAAATCTGTGGGGTGGAATCGGGCTCTCTTATGCTCATCGATGAGAAACAGAGTGTCCTCGATGCCGTTACTTCTCGTGGCATGAACCAACAATTACTCAGGGAAACCAAATTGAAAATTGGCCAAGGGATTACAGGGGTGGCCGCATCCACTGGAAAGGCAAAATTGGTTAATGATGTTTCTAAAGATCCGGATTACATTCAGGTCAAAGAGGAAATCAAATCCGAATTAGTCGCTCCAATGATTGTAGAAGATGATATCATTGGTGTGATCTCGCTCGATTCAAATCGATTGAATGCATTTACACCAGATATGTTGGAGATTGTAAGTGTCCTTGCAAACCAAGCGGGACAGATCTTTAAAAACTTACAAACGATTCGCTCCCTAGAACAACGAACAAAAATCCAAGCAACCCTCATCGAAATATCAAAGGTTGTCAGTTCTACATTAGACCAAAATGAAGTGTTTGATTCCATCATGGTGACAATGGAGAAATCACTTCGTTTGGAGAAGGGTAGTATTGTCTTATTCAATAAAGAGGAAGCCTTATTACGCATTGTCGCTGCATCAGGTTTATCTCCAGAAGAAATTGAAAAAGGCACCTACCAACCTGGAGAAGGTATCACTGGTAAAGTATATGAGTCAGGAGAACCAATCATCATTGAATCAGTTGCATCACATCCTGATTTTTTAAACCGAGTTGGTTATTTATCTCATTTTAAACATGATCCACAAAACGTAAGTTTATTGTGTGCACCTATTTTAAGTGAACAAACAACACTTGGGGTAGTGAATGCTTTTATTGTTCAAAATAAACATACTGATTTAAAATCGTTTTTAGATTTTTTGCAAGTTGTTGCATCAATCATTTCACAATCGATTAAAATTCAAAATCTTGTGGAAGAAGCCAAAAAGGAAATCTCTCGAGAGAATATCCAATTAAAGAGGGAACTCAAAAATAAATATAAATTTGGATCACTCATTGGAAAAGCTGCAAGTATGGAGAAGATGTTTGAAAAAATCCAACTCGTCGCAGATTCAAGAGCATCAGTTCTCATTACTGGAGAATCTGGAACTGGAAAGGAAATGATAGCGAATGCAATTCATTACAATAGTTCTCGTTCAGAAAATCCTTTTATCAAAATCAATTGTGCAGCAATTCCTGAAAATTTACTCGAAAGTGAATTGTTTGGACACAAAAAGGGATCCTTCACGGGAGCCGTGACTGATAAAAAAGGAAAGTTTGAACTTGCAGATACAGGTACAATTTTCTTAGACGAAATCGGTGAAATGGATTTAAATTTACAATCGAAGTTACTCCGTGTTTTACAGGAACGTGAGATTGAAGCCATTGGATCTACCAAGGCTAAAAAAGTAGATGTCAGGATCATTGCTGCAACAAATGCCGAATTAGAACAGTTAGTTGCTGAGAAAAAATTCAGAGCAGATTTGTTTTATCGTTTGAATGTTGTCAAAATCAATACTCCACCACTTCGTGATCGAGTAGAAGACATTCCACTTTTAATGAATCACTTTTTAGAAAAGTACACTAAAGATAATAATAAAGCGATCAAAGGCATCTCACGAGAAGCATCCCGACTATTACTTAAATACAGATGGCCTGGTAATGTGAGAGAATTAGAAAACGTAATCGAACGTGCTGTTGTACTTGCGCAAGATGAGATATTGAATGAAGAAGATTTTTCTGATATTCTATCGAATATGGAAGAGTTGCCTGAAAGTACGGTAGAAGTATCCAATACAAATCACGTAGAATCAGTTTCTGGTATGGAACCACTGGATTTAGGGTCTGGTCGATTGACCTCAGGGCAACTGGATGGATTGGATGGGCGAGCAATGGAAATCGTTGTGAGTGAAGTTGAGTCTCGTTTGATCCAATATGCTATGAAAAAGTTTCGTTACACCAAAACGAGAGTTGCGAAATTTTTAGGCATTAATCGTAACACATTGGATAAAAAAATCAAAGAACTCAATATCGAGTATTAA